Proteins from one Salvelinus sp. IW2-2015 linkage group LG32, ASM291031v2, whole genome shotgun sequence genomic window:
- the si:ch211-267e7.3 gene encoding ADAMTS-like protein 2 isoform X1, with translation MYCFWSARFGIILIHSAVFLFGTFERASTSNIKDSSDGREEVQRQSRHSQRHQSRGQQPDEVAQWWGEWSSWSTCSRTCGGGVRSQERHCLQQRLTATQNINSSFCVGSPKQYQLCPFQPCVSTSVSFKQQQCSQFNAKAFGRRHYEWVPLYPDDYISISNKPCDLQCTSTTGERQLLVPAHDGTYCRDGIYQGVCIEGQCQTVGCDGKLYSSKTVDTCGLCGGNGSSCYRVSGSHRKGSTQLGYVFITNIPVGATDIQIIERRKTENILALSDEAGHFFFNGNTIIDNPRNFRVAGTVFKYRRPANLLSDGFEYIIAQGPTDQGLNVMYYNLNGKMPHITYEYTVPRTPEARTTTPVASPPEEVQIRALSVVEPAVPEPWPPVAQETIANATATELSFNDNEIEASEDYGKLGNHSGVLVPDEPPDVDHDLDHEGLVWELQAPLNLSRPPAMLVFRPASEIYHNNLENKLGDQGHPAPANYRTDSNLIDGDSPGPNGTHRPSKPLHRSLFLDLVSEPGGFRQPCQDGSNLCPLLELNTSSSLDNSLAQLEIYPGSLNLHEATAEDSAPYGLLFEPEPNGTESSNLVNLHQVEPVQAPDTESSNEFEVGLLDRDISLADMYRWKVSAYAPCSSTCTTGISTSYALCVRYDGSEVDETYCDAVTRPEPTHEFCTGKECPPRWETSRWSECSRTCGEGYQFRTVRCWKMMAPGFDSSVYDELCVAAELQKPMARKACKSKGCGPQWEVSDWSECSARCGGRGLRSREVRCSMETRLCNESSRPLSEKECEGPPCDRRWTVSDWGPCSGACGEGRMTRYVACKNSNGNVISDGQCDLDLKPLAVYPCGDKNCPAHWVEQEWEQCNTTCGRGVKTRQVVCSGLEDGVFKEFHGQTCDSALKPEESSACFERPCSKWFTTSWSQCSKTCGSGVHVREVKCYQGEELGHSCDSALKPEAGQTCEVQACPTEAPVEEVCQDKATANCALVLKVKLCTHWYYRKACCQSCKSKSP, from the exons ATGTACTGTTTTTGGAGCGCAAGATTCGGTATTATTCTTATTCACAGCGCTGTGTTCCTATTCGGAACTTTTGAGAGAGCATCCACCAGCAACATTAAG GACAGTAGTGACGGGAGGGAGGAGGTCCAGCGGCAGAGCCGGCACAGCCAGAGGCACCAGAGCCGGGGACAGCAGCCCGACGAGGTGGCCCAGTGGTGGGGAGAGTGGAGCAGCTGGTCCACCTGCTCCAGGACCTGTGGAGGAGGGGTGCGCTCTCAGGAACGACActgtctgcagcagag ACTCACTGCcacacagaacatcaacagttCCTTCTGTGTCGGATCTCCGAAGCAGTATCAGCTATGTCCATTTCAG CCCTGCGTCAGTACCAGTGTTAGCTTTAAGCAGCAGCAGTGCTCCCAGTTCAACGCCAAAGCCTTcggcaggagacactatgagtgGGTGCCCCTCTATCCAG ATGACTACATCAGTATCTCCAACAAGCCGTGTGACCTTCAGTGCACCAGCACCACAGGGGAGAGGCAGCTGCTGGTCCCTGCCCACGACGGAACCTACTGCCGGGACGGCATCTACCAGGGCGTCTGCATCGAGGGCCAGTGTCAG ACGGTGGGTTGTGACGGGAAGCTTTACTCCAGTAAAACAGTAGATACGTGCGGCTTGTGCGGCGGGAATGGCAGCTCCTGCTACAGAGTGTCTGGATCTCACCGGAAAGGGAGCACACAGTTAG GTTATGTGTTTATCACCAACATTCCTGTTGGTGCCACCGACATCCAGATCATTGAGAGACGGAAAACCGAAAATATACTGG CCCTATCCGATGAAGCAGGACACTTCTTTTTCAATGGGAACACAATTATCGACAATCCCCGTAACTTCCGTGTTGCTGGCACAGTCTTCAAGTACAGGAGACCCGCTAACCTCTTATCAGATGGATTTGAGTACATCATCGCCCAAGGACCCACTGACCAGGGGCTAAACGTCATG TACTACAACCTGAACGGAAAGATGCCCCACATCACATACGAGTACACCGTACCTCGCACCCCAGAAGCCCGCACAACAACCCCAGTAGCCTCACCTCCAGAGGAGGTCCAGATACGAGCACTGTCCGTTGTCGAACCAGCGGTCCCAGAACCATGGCCCCCGGTGGCCCAAGAAACAATAGCCAACGCCACTGCCACTGAACTCTCCTTCAATGATAATGAGATTGAAGCCAGCGAGGACTATGGGAAGCTGGGAAACCACAGTGGTGTTCTGGTCCCGGACGAGCCTCCAGATGTAGACCATGACCTGGATCATGAAGGTCTTGTGTGGGAACTACAGGCTCCTCTCAACCTCAGTCGACCTCCAGCCATGCTGGTGTTCAGACCAGCCAGTGAGATCTACCACAACAACCTGGAGAATAAGCTAGGAGACCAGGGACATCCTGCACCTGCTAACTACA GGACAGACTCAAACTTGATCGATGGCGACTCTCCCGGTCCCAATGGCACCCACCGACCATCCAAGCCCCTCCACAGGAGCCTGTTCCTGGACCTGGTCTCTGAGCCAGGAGGCTTCAGACAACCCTGCCAGGATGGCTCCAACCTCTGCCCTCTCCTGGAACTCAACACCAGCTCCTCCCTGGACAACAGCCTGGCCCAGCTGGAGATCTATCCAGGCAGCCTCAACCTCCACGAGGCCACGGCTGAAGACAGCGCCCCCTATGGACTCCTTTTCGAACCAGAGCCCAACGGGACAGAGAGTTCCAACCTCGTCAACCTCCACCAGGTAGAGCCGGTACAGGCCCCCGACACAGAGAG CAGCAATGAGTTTGAGGTGGGATTGCTAGACCGTGACATCAGCCTTGCTGACATGTACAGATGGAAGGTATCTGCGTATGCACCCTGCAGCTCAACATGTACCACAG GTATCAGCACGTCCTACGCCCTGTGCGTCCGGTATGACGGCTCTGAGGTGGATGAGACTTACTGTGACGCCGTGACCAGACCTGAACCCACACATGAGTTCTGCACCGGGAAGGAGTGTCCACCCAG GTGGGAGACCAGTCGGTGGAGTGAGTGTTCGAGGACGTGCGGCGAGGGCTACCAGTTCCGTACAGTGCGCTGCTGGAAGATGATGGCTCCAGGCTTCGACAGCTCTGTGTACGACGAGCTGTGTGTGGCTGCAGAGCTGCAGAAACCAATGGCACGCAAGGCCTGCAAGAGCAAAGGCTGTGGCCCACAGTGGGAAGTCTCTGACtggtctgag TGTTCTGCTCGGTGTGGGGGACGTGGTTTGAGGAGTCGGGAGGTGCGCTGCTCCATGGAGACGCGTCTGTGTAACGAATCCTCGCGGCCACTCAGCGAGAAGGAGTGTGAGGGACCGCCCTGTGACCGCAGGTGGACTGTTTCGGACTGGGGCCCT TGTTCAGGGGCCTGTGGCGAGGGCAGGATGACGCGCTACGTGGCGTGCAAAAACAGCAACGGCAACGTGATTTCTGACGGCCAGTGCGACCTGGACCTCAAGCCCCTGGCCGTGTACCCCTGTGGGGACAAGAACTGCCCCGCGCACTGGGTGGAACAGGAGTGGGAACAG TGTAACACCACCTGTGGGCGGGGGGTGAAAACGCGGCAGGTGGTGTGTTCAGGCCTGGAGGACGGCGTGTTCAAGGAGTTCCACGGGCAGACGTGTGACTCCGCCCTCAAACCCGAGGAGAGCTCCGCCTGCTTCGAGAGGCCCTGCTCCAAGTGGTTCACCACTTCCTGGTCTCAG TGCAGTAAGACATGTGGCAGCGGGGTGCACGTTCGTGAGGTGAAGTGCTACCAGGGGGAGGAGCTAGGCCACAGCTGTGATTCCGCCCTCAAACCTGAGGCCGGGCAGACGTGTGAGGTGCAGGCCTGTCCCACAGAGGCCCCAG TTGAAGAGGTGTGTCAGGACAAGGCTACRGCCAACTGTGCCCTGGTGCTGAAGGTGAAGCTGTGTACACACTGGTACTACAGGAAGGCCTGCTGCCAGTCCTGTAAGAGCAAGTCCCCGTAA